In Eubalaena glacialis isolate mEubGla1 chromosome 4, mEubGla1.1.hap2.+ XY, whole genome shotgun sequence, the genomic window GATCTTACTTGAATTGAAAGAACAGGGAGATCCCAGCAAATACCTGAATAACAGAAGGAAGTTATAATTTTGCATGGAGGAATACTTCCTCTCCAAGGACCTGTGGCTTTCATTGTCAAAAAATGCAGTATCCCCCAAACGAGTTAACCTATATTCCTAATGATCAACTGGATCTACTTGGATGCCTTTCTAGCACTTTAAATTTAGCATAATCCTGATTGTATCTTCCCCCTGTCCTCCCCAAGTCCCTGTATCTTTGTTTCTTGCTTCTGTGAATGCATCCATCACTCATTCTACTTCTCAAGAAGAAACTTTATTCTCCCCTCTTTTCTTTCGTTCACACCACATAGCTAAACAGTCATCCAACTTTTGCTGTTGCATACTGTCCCCTTCTACATTTTATCACTTCCTCAGTTTAGCTTGCATATCCTTGCCAAAACAGTTCCAAGCACCTCTTAACTGCTTACTTTCTCCACTCCATCTACCCTCCATGCTTCACCAATTATCTACCCAAAATGCAGATGTGGTCAAGTCACTCCACCACTAAATATCATTTTCTAGCTCCCCATTGCTCATAGGATGTTCCCTGTAGCCTGGCTTTTAGCCACCCTCAGTGCCAGTTCCTAAGCTCTGGCCAGTGCCGGCTACAActccagacccctcccccacctcacctgTGATGgcgacatttttttctcttttatatgttatgatttattatatttaatatggtAAAATTTAGATTCATTATAATTTAATCTCTCATCACTTTAGGTTGTACAATTCATTAACTATATCCTCTAGACTGTGCAAGAAGGCTTTTAGCCTTCTTGCAAATGTGTTCCTGCCCCACTACAAATTTCATCTGCCATTCTCCACCATATAGCATTTTCACCTCTAAAGGCCACCCACAGTATTTTCACCTCTGAATCTTTTCACCTCTGAATCATTTTCTTGTCTTTCCCTACAAGACCTTGTGCAAAACATTCATTCTCTGCCTCTTTACTATAATTCAAAATatcaattaaagttaaaaataaaaggtgtgATAGGAATTGTGTTTGTTCTCCAGTGTTTGCCTTGTTTAATTAactcaaaagaataaataacatgTACAATGCTACATGTTGTATCAGGGGAATGAGTTACAAAGATCTTTGGTGATTGCTAATTACACCTCACAGGTGACCACTACCCTACATGTATGTCTGGGCTTGACCAACGgaatgcctactctctggagatTGATTCTTGCTAACAATGTAGTGTAAAGGCATAGAATACAGCTTGAGAAAAATGGTGCTTGAGACTTTGTTTCATCATTCATTGTCCAAGTGGCTTTAGACAAAACATTTCACTTCTCTGAACTTTAATTTTTATCTGTTATACAGTATCTACTTCCCAGGATTGTTATGCAGATCAAATGGAATCCAGTATGTGGAAATACTCTGAAAACAGTAGAGAAAGGGCTTTGTAATCTATAAAATGTTATGCAAATGTGAAAAGGAGTGCTATGAAAAGATAACTGGGCATGGGGTCAAAATGCACggtgcaggaattccctggcagtccagtggttaggactccatctgtgcttccactgcagggggcccaggttcgacccctggttggggaactaagatcccacaagctgcatggtgtggtaaaaacaaaacaaaaacaaaaacaaacaaacaagcaaacaaaaaccatgGTGCTGTGGGTTGACCTGTGTCCTACAAAATGACATactgaagtcctaatccccagtacctgtaagtgtgaccttatttggaaatacagcatttgcagatgtaattaaattaagatgagatcactagggtgggccctaatccaatatgactaatgtccttataagaagagaagacagagaaacagggaAGACTGCCATGTAAAGGTGGgtgcagagactggagtgatgcaacTGTAAGCTAAGAACCACAATGGATGCCAACCATCACCAGAAGTTAACGCAGAGGCATGGAAAAGATTCTCCCTCAAAGCGCTCAGAAGGAgccagtcctgctgacaccttgatttcagacttctagcctctgaAACTGAGGGATGgtacatttcttttgttttaagctacccagcGTGTGAtactttgttgtggcagccctaggaaactaactcACATGGGTGTGAATTAGCTCCATCACTTATTAACTCTTTGAATTTGggtttaattacttaaaaatttcccCTGATAACTTAAGGACACTTACCTTTCGGTGATCGTTTCTCTGAGACCACTGGCCACCCCTTTGACCACGGTGCTAGCTTTGGGGGTCAGCACCACCTGAGATATAAAAAATgatcccttcttccttctctcagtGATGGATGCCTGAAGAAACTGGATCAGTTTTTCTGGGTCTGTGGTGTTGGCCCAGGGTGCTGGCATCATCTGCCCAGGCCAGAGAAAGGGTACTTCCAGAGCCACTGGACTGTGGTAGAAGACCAGCACTTGGTAGTCCTTCTCCCACAGGTACTTTAGACTCACTTCCTGGGCAAAAATCGCTGGGCACATTTTATTTCCATAGATGTCTTTCAGCATTTGGACGAGTTTTTCATGGTGATACTTCTGCATCCCATAAAAGTGGTTGAAGTCCAAGAATACTACCTCCTTATGGTGATCTGTGAGGAATGCATTGATCTCCTCAAGGCCTTCATTGACTTTGGCACTGAACAGACCATGAGCAAAGTAGAGTTCATTGTCGGGGTCTCTGGGCTTGGTGGAAATTCGAAGATCAAAATAACGGATCCCAGCTCCTAGCTGACCAGTAAAGTTCATGGTTTGAGTGGCTAGCCATTTCCGCATCAGCTTTTTGGCCACAGTTccaaacacagagacaaaattcTGGACAGTTTCTGGCTGTTCAGGCCCCACTGGAGAGGCTTCGTCAATGTAGAAGCTGAAGGAATCATG contains:
- the PLCXD3 gene encoding PI-PLC X domain-containing protein 3, which codes for MASSQGKNELKFADWMATLPESIHSIPLTNLAIPGSHDSFSFYIDEASPVGPEQPETVQNFVSVFGTVAKKLMRKWLATQTMNFTGQLGAGIRYFDLRISTKPRDPDNELYFAHGLFSAKVNEGLEEINAFLTDHHKEVVFLDFNHFYGMQKYHHEKLVQMLKDIYGNKMCPAIFAQEVSLKYLWEKDYQVLVFYHSPVALEVPFLWPGQMMPAPWANTTDPEKLIQFLQASITERRKKGSFFISQVVLTPKASTVVKGVASGLRETITERALPAMMQWVRTQKPGESGINIVTADFVELGDFISTVIKLNYVFDEGEANT